In Microbacterium sp. SLBN-146, one genomic interval encodes:
- a CDS encoding beta-galactosidase family protein, with protein MSDFRIGDENFELDGRPFQILSGALHYFRVHPDLWRDRIRKARQMGLNTIETYVAWNAHAPSADEFDLTGRLDLGRFLDDVAAEGMHAIVRPGPYICAEWDNGGLPGWLFRSGTVGVRRNEPQYLAAIERYMAQLAPVLVPRQIDRGGPIILVQIENEYGAYGADRDYLQRLIEINRGVGISVPLTTVDQPTPEMLENGSLPELHKTASFGSRSIERLATLRRHQPTGPLMCSEFWNGWFDHWGAHHHTTSVAESARDLDDLLAAGASVNLYMFHGGTNFGFTNGANDKGVYQPLVTSYDYDAPLDESGAPTEKYWAFREVLAKYTDLAEDDVPSARGPAPTPTATIGEAVPLAEVVDRLGEWRSFAHVPTMDELGAFTGFAVYRSRIDVEGSAALEVDEVRDRALVSVDGVPVGVLARDHHDHALALPVDASGLLQLLVEDQGRVNYGPRIGEPKGLVGDVRVDGRPVEQWDVLTFDVSSIDPVRTALEGASAPGAAVVGPAFARVRFEVDAPADLYLDTSTWGKGVAWINGFPLGRYWSRGPQHTLYVPAPAVRAGENELIIFELQAAPAHVRFVSEPDLGHTEF; from the coding sequence TTGTCTGACTTCCGCATCGGCGACGAGAACTTCGAACTCGACGGCCGCCCCTTCCAGATCCTCTCCGGCGCGCTGCACTACTTCCGCGTGCACCCGGACCTCTGGCGTGATCGCATCCGCAAGGCGCGGCAGATGGGGCTCAACACGATCGAGACCTACGTCGCGTGGAACGCGCACGCGCCGAGCGCCGACGAGTTCGATCTCACCGGTCGACTGGATCTCGGACGCTTCCTCGACGATGTCGCGGCCGAGGGAATGCACGCGATCGTCCGCCCCGGCCCGTACATCTGCGCCGAGTGGGACAACGGCGGGCTGCCGGGATGGCTGTTCCGGTCGGGCACCGTGGGCGTCCGGCGCAACGAGCCGCAGTACCTCGCGGCGATCGAGCGATATATGGCCCAGCTCGCGCCCGTGCTGGTCCCGCGGCAGATCGATCGGGGCGGACCCATCATCCTCGTCCAGATCGAGAACGAGTACGGCGCGTACGGCGCCGACCGCGACTATCTCCAGCGTCTCATCGAGATCAACCGCGGGGTGGGAATCTCCGTGCCGCTCACGACCGTCGATCAGCCCACACCGGAGATGCTCGAGAACGGCAGTCTCCCGGAACTCCACAAGACTGCGTCGTTCGGCTCCCGTTCGATCGAGAGGCTCGCGACCCTGCGGCGCCATCAGCCCACCGGACCGCTCATGTGCTCGGAGTTCTGGAACGGGTGGTTCGACCACTGGGGAGCCCACCACCACACGACCTCTGTCGCGGAGTCGGCACGCGATCTCGACGATCTGCTCGCCGCGGGCGCATCGGTGAACCTCTACATGTTCCACGGCGGCACGAACTTCGGCTTCACGAACGGCGCGAACGACAAGGGCGTGTATCAGCCGCTCGTCACGAGCTACGACTACGACGCACCGCTCGACGAATCCGGAGCGCCCACCGAGAAGTACTGGGCGTTCCGCGAGGTGCTCGCGAAGTACACCGACCTCGCGGAGGACGATGTCCCTTCCGCGCGCGGCCCGGCGCCGACGCCGACCGCGACGATCGGCGAGGCGGTGCCGCTCGCCGAGGTCGTCGACCGGCTCGGCGAGTGGCGGTCGTTCGCCCACGTGCCGACGATGGACGAGCTCGGCGCCTTCACCGGCTTCGCGGTGTACCGGTCGCGAATCGATGTCGAAGGGTCCGCTGCGCTCGAGGTCGACGAGGTACGCGATCGTGCTCTCGTCTCCGTCGACGGTGTGCCCGTCGGCGTGCTCGCCCGCGACCACCACGATCATGCGCTGGCGCTTCCCGTCGATGCATCCGGTCTGCTCCAGCTCCTCGTGGAGGACCAGGGGCGCGTCAACTACGGCCCGCGCATCGGGGAGCCGAAGGGGCTCGTCGGAGACGTCCGCGTCGACGGCCGACCCGTCGAGCAGTGGGACGTCCTGACGTTCGACGTCTCGTCGATCGACCCCGTCCGGACTGCGCTGGAGGGAGCCTCCGCTCCCGGAGCCGCGGTCGTGGGGCCCGCGTTCGCGCGCGTGCGGTTCGAGGTGGATGCCCCGGCCGATCTCTACCTCGACACGTCCACGTGGGGCAAAGGCGTCGCGTGGATCAACGGATTCCCCCTCGGTCGGTACTGGTCGCGCGGACCCCAGCACACGCTGTACGTCCCTGCACCAGCCGTCCGGGCGGGGGAGAACGAACTGATCATCTTCGAGCTCCAGGCGGCACCGGCGCACGTGCGGTTCGTCTCGGAGCCCGATCTCGGGCATACCGAGTTTTAA
- a CDS encoding alpha-N-arabinofuranosidase has translation MFTARLAIDPRATLADVPRRLFGTFVEHMGRCVYEGIYEPGHPSADADGFRTDVRDLVVELGATTVRYPGGNFVSGYRWEDGVGPRDARPARLDAAWHSRETNEVGLHEFADWARDAGLELMYAVNLGTRGIEAAADVLEYANHPGGTALSDLRRAHGADAPLGIRLWCLGNEMDGPWQIGHKTADEYGRLAAETARMMRFIDPEVELVAAGSSNAEMPTFGEWERTVLRHTAGLVQHISLHAYYEERDGDVDSFLASGTALDRYIETVASIIDEAGAGPDSAHPVGISVDEWNVWYQTRWNEVDKPRVLTGAWPEHPRLIEDEYSVTDAVVVGSLLASLLRHADRVTMANQAQLVNVIAPIRCEPGGPAWRQTTFFPFQRTAALAKGRVVVPVVDAPTHDTALVGGAPLVDAVATVDGGSIRVFITNRSTTDAAELTIDLAAAGAVLIDAETLTTPDGGDRHATNSVSSQPVGMAPLTAVDVTHDGASSVVSVTVPALSWSVLDLAATEEDSLV, from the coding sequence ATGTTCACGGCCCGCCTGGCCATCGATCCGCGCGCCACTCTCGCGGACGTGCCGCGCCGTCTGTTCGGCACGTTCGTCGAGCACATGGGGCGCTGCGTCTACGAGGGCATCTACGAGCCCGGGCATCCCTCAGCGGATGCCGATGGCTTCCGCACCGATGTGCGGGACCTCGTCGTCGAGCTGGGCGCGACGACCGTGCGGTATCCCGGCGGCAACTTCGTGTCGGGCTATCGCTGGGAGGACGGCGTCGGGCCGCGCGACGCGCGTCCCGCGAGGCTGGATGCCGCGTGGCACAGCCGCGAGACGAACGAGGTCGGGCTCCACGAGTTCGCCGACTGGGCCCGCGACGCCGGGCTCGAGCTGATGTACGCCGTGAACCTCGGCACGCGCGGCATCGAGGCCGCTGCCGATGTGTTGGAGTACGCGAATCATCCCGGTGGCACCGCGCTGTCGGACCTCCGCCGCGCCCATGGCGCCGACGCCCCGCTCGGAATCCGGTTGTGGTGCCTCGGCAACGAGATGGACGGCCCCTGGCAGATCGGTCATAAGACCGCCGACGAGTACGGACGGCTCGCCGCGGAGACGGCCCGCATGATGCGCTTCATCGATCCGGAGGTCGAGCTCGTCGCCGCGGGGAGCTCCAACGCCGAGATGCCGACGTTCGGCGAGTGGGAGCGGACCGTGCTCCGGCACACGGCGGGACTCGTCCAGCACATCTCCCTCCACGCCTACTACGAGGAGCGCGACGGCGACGTCGACAGCTTCCTGGCATCCGGCACCGCGCTCGATCGGTACATCGAGACCGTCGCGTCCATCATCGACGAGGCGGGCGCGGGCCCCGACTCCGCGCATCCCGTCGGCATCAGCGTCGACGAGTGGAACGTCTGGTACCAGACGCGCTGGAACGAGGTCGACAAGCCGCGCGTGCTGACGGGCGCGTGGCCCGAGCATCCGCGTCTCATCGAGGACGAGTACTCGGTCACGGATGCCGTCGTCGTCGGCTCCCTGCTCGCGTCGCTCCTGCGTCACGCCGATCGAGTGACGATGGCCAATCAGGCGCAGCTCGTCAACGTCATCGCACCGATCCGGTGCGAGCCCGGCGGCCCGGCGTGGCGGCAGACCACCTTCTTCCCTTTCCAGCGGACGGCCGCTCTCGCGAAGGGACGCGTCGTTGTCCCCGTCGTGGATGCGCCGACTCACGACACCGCGCTCGTGGGGGGAGCCCCGCTCGTGGATGCGGTCGCCACCGTCGACGGCGGGTCGATCCGTGTCTTCATCACCAACCGATCGACCACCGACGCTGCCGAACTGACGATCGACCTGGCGGCGGCGGGGGCCGTGCTGATCGATGCGGAGACGCTGACGACGCCCGACGGCGGAGACCGCCACGCCACCAACTCCGTGTCGTCGCAGCCGGTCGGTATGGCTCCGCTCACCGCGGTCGACGTGACGCACGACGGCGCATCGAGCGTCGTCTCGGTGACCGTGCCCGCCCTGTCCTGGTCGGTTCTCGACCTGGCCGCGACCGAGGAGGACTCGCTTGTCTGA
- a CDS encoding sugar ABC transporter substrate-binding protein: MSTITTSRRLRTVAVATASVFALGLTLAGCSSDGGSAGGGGSADELEAALEAGGEITYWSWTPSAEAQVAAFEEEYPNVTVNLVNAGTNTEEYTKLQNAITAGSGAPDVAQVEYYAIPQFALADALVDLTPYGFGDLEDQYTPGPWGAVTVGDAVYGLPQDSGPMAMFYNASVFDEYGIEVPTTYDEYVAAAEQLHAANPDAYIAADTGDAGFTTSMIWQAGGQPFSADGTDVTIDLQDEGSKKWADNWNRLVEGDLLSTIPAWSDEWYRGLGDGTIATLLTGAWMPGVFESSIPDGAGDWRVAPMPTYDGTPVSAENGGGGQVVLKQSENPALAAAFLKWLNSDPASIEVFLASGGFPATTADLESEEFLNAESEYFGGQKINEVLVDAAGNVPSGWQYLPYQVYANSIFGDTVGQSYLNAGDLNDGLMEWQDQLVDYGNQQGFTVD; encoded by the coding sequence ATGTCGACAATCACCACCTCACGGCGCCTGCGCACAGTCGCCGTGGCCACAGCATCCGTCTTCGCGCTCGGCTTGACGCTCGCCGGCTGCTCATCGGACGGCGGTTCCGCCGGGGGCGGCGGCAGCGCCGACGAGCTCGAGGCAGCGCTCGAGGCCGGCGGCGAGATCACGTACTGGAGCTGGACGCCGTCCGCCGAGGCGCAGGTCGCCGCGTTCGAGGAGGAGTACCCGAACGTCACCGTCAACCTCGTCAACGCCGGCACCAACACCGAGGAGTACACGAAGCTCCAGAACGCCATCACGGCGGGCTCGGGCGCCCCGGATGTCGCGCAGGTCGAGTACTACGCGATCCCGCAGTTCGCCCTCGCCGACGCGCTCGTCGACCTCACCCCCTACGGGTTCGGCGACCTCGAGGATCAGTACACCCCCGGACCGTGGGGCGCCGTCACGGTCGGCGACGCCGTCTACGGACTGCCCCAGGACTCCGGTCCCATGGCCATGTTCTACAACGCGAGCGTCTTCGACGAGTACGGCATCGAGGTCCCCACGACGTACGACGAGTACGTCGCTGCGGCCGAGCAGCTGCACGCCGCCAATCCCGACGCGTACATCGCCGCCGACACGGGTGACGCCGGCTTCACGACGAGCATGATCTGGCAGGCAGGTGGCCAGCCGTTCAGTGCCGACGGCACCGACGTCACGATCGACCTCCAGGACGAGGGCTCCAAGAAGTGGGCCGACAACTGGAACCGCCTCGTCGAAGGCGACCTCCTCTCCACCATCCCGGCCTGGAGCGACGAGTGGTACCGCGGCCTCGGCGACGGCACGATCGCGACGCTGCTGACCGGCGCCTGGATGCCCGGTGTGTTCGAATCCTCCATCCCCGACGGTGCGGGCGACTGGCGCGTCGCGCCCATGCCGACCTACGACGGGACGCCCGTGTCGGCCGAGAACGGCGGCGGCGGCCAGGTCGTCCTCAAGCAGAGTGAGAACCCCGCGCTCGCGGCGGCCTTCCTCAAGTGGCTCAACTCCGACCCGGCATCCATCGAGGTCTTCCTCGCATCGGGCGGCTTCCCGGCGACGACGGCCGACCTGGAGTCCGAGGAGTTCCTCAACGCCGAGTCGGAGTACTTCGGCGGTCAGAAGATCAACGAGGTGCTCGTCGACGCCGCGGGGAACGTTCCGAGCGGCTGGCAGTACCTGCCCTACCAGGTCTACGCGAACAGCATCTTCGGTGACACCGTCGGGCAGTCGTACCTGAACGCCGGCGACCTCAACGACGGCCTCATGGAGTGGCAGGACCAGCTGGTCGACTACGGCAACCAGCAGGGCTTCACCGTCGACTGA
- a CDS encoding carbohydrate ABC transporter permease codes for MSVQAANTADSTEAIVQAPARAFRRRPNYIRRTPPRQRKSIVLTIVMTVFIIYSIVPLAWLLINATKDQGDLFSTFGLWFGSDFNLWQNIVDTLTYRNGIFVQWFGNTLLYVVVGAGGATLLATVAGYGMAKYDFPGRRAVFAVVLGAIAIPGTALAVPTFLMFSQLGLTNTPWAVILPSLISPFGLYLIWTYAVDAVPTELLEAARMDGSGEFRTFFTISLRLLAPGIVTVLLFAVVATWNNYFLPLIMLSEPTWYPLTVGLSQWSAQASGVAAQPIYNLVITGSLLTIVPIVVAFLFLQRFWQSGLSAGSVKQ; via the coding sequence ATGAGCGTCCAGGCAGCGAACACCGCCGACTCGACCGAGGCCATCGTCCAGGCGCCCGCGAGGGCGTTCCGGCGTCGGCCCAACTACATCCGCCGCACGCCGCCGCGGCAGCGGAAGTCGATCGTCCTCACGATCGTCATGACCGTCTTCATCATCTACTCGATCGTTCCTCTCGCGTGGTTGCTCATCAACGCCACGAAGGACCAGGGCGACCTCTTCTCGACCTTCGGGCTGTGGTTCGGGTCGGACTTCAACCTGTGGCAGAACATCGTCGACACCCTCACGTACCGCAACGGGATCTTCGTGCAGTGGTTCGGCAACACACTGCTCTACGTCGTCGTCGGCGCGGGCGGTGCGACGCTCCTCGCGACCGTCGCGGGCTACGGCATGGCGAAGTACGACTTCCCCGGGCGTCGGGCGGTCTTCGCGGTCGTGCTCGGCGCGATCGCGATCCCCGGGACGGCCCTCGCGGTTCCCACGTTCCTGATGTTCAGCCAGCTGGGCCTCACGAACACGCCGTGGGCCGTCATCCTGCCCTCGCTCATCAGCCCGTTCGGTCTGTATCTCATCTGGACGTATGCCGTCGACGCGGTGCCCACCGAGCTTCTCGAAGCGGCGCGGATGGACGGATCGGGGGAGTTCCGGACGTTCTTCACGATCTCCCTGCGGCTTCTCGCCCCCGGCATCGTCACGGTGCTGCTGTTCGCCGTCGTCGCGACCTGGAACAACTACTTCCTCCCGCTCATCATGCTGAGCGAGCCGACCTGGTACCCCCTCACCGTCGGCCTCAGCCAGTGGAGCGCGCAGGCCTCGGGGGTGGCCGCGCAGCCGATCTACAACCTCGTCATCACGGGGTCGCTGCTCACGATCGTGCCCATCGTCGTGGCCTTCCTGTTCCTCCAGCGGTTCTGGCAGTCGGGCCTCAGCGCGGGAAGCGTCAAGCAGTGA
- a CDS encoding carbohydrate ABC transporter permease, producing MTTASAPPAAQPLVRRSARPRRDWRGWAFIGPFMIVFVAVLVAPVVYALILTLFRQQLVGGNAFVGLENYAALFQDPKFWESLFRVTLFLVVQVPIMLALSLVAALAIDSARLHGSGFFRIAIFLPYAVPGVVAALIWGFIYGNQFGLSGSINDLIGFDLLQPFSSEWILASIGNIVTWEFLGYNMLIFYSALKVIPTELYEAAEIDGADQFRIISGIKIPALRGSLVIATIFSIIGSFQLFNEPNLLKNLAPNVISSYFTPNMYAYNLSFAGQQFNYSATVAIVMGIITAAIAYIVQLRGSRQEVR from the coding sequence ATGACGACGGCGTCAGCACCGCCCGCGGCTCAGCCGCTCGTCCGCCGGTCCGCTCGTCCTCGCAGGGACTGGCGCGGATGGGCGTTCATCGGCCCCTTCATGATCGTCTTCGTCGCCGTGCTCGTGGCGCCGGTCGTGTATGCGCTCATCCTCACGCTTTTCCGCCAGCAGCTCGTCGGCGGCAACGCCTTCGTCGGACTGGAGAACTACGCGGCGCTCTTCCAAGACCCGAAGTTCTGGGAGTCGCTCTTCCGCGTCACGCTGTTCCTCGTCGTGCAGGTGCCGATCATGCTGGCGCTTTCGCTCGTCGCCGCTCTCGCCATCGACAGTGCGAGGCTCCACGGCAGCGGCTTCTTCCGCATCGCGATCTTCCTGCCGTATGCCGTCCCCGGCGTCGTCGCGGCCCTCATCTGGGGCTTCATCTACGGCAATCAGTTCGGACTGTCGGGCTCGATCAACGACCTCATCGGATTCGACCTGCTGCAGCCCTTCAGCAGCGAGTGGATCCTCGCCTCCATCGGCAACATCGTCACGTGGGAGTTCCTGGGCTACAACATGCTCATCTTCTACTCGGCGCTCAAGGTCATCCCCACCGAGCTGTACGAAGCGGCCGAGATCGACGGCGCCGATCAGTTCCGCATCATCTCGGGCATCAAGATCCCGGCTCTGCGCGGATCTCTCGTCATCGCCACGATCTTCTCGATCATCGGGAGCTTCCAGCTGTTCAACGAGCCCAACCTCCTCAAGAACCTCGCCCCCAACGTGATCTCGAGCTACTTCACGCCCAACATGTACGCGTACAACCTCTCCTTCGCGGGCCAGCAGTTCAACTACTCCGCGACGGTCGCCATCGTGATGGGGATCATCACGGCCGCGATCGCATACATCGTGCAATTGCGCGGCTCCCGACAGGAGGTGCGCTGA
- a CDS encoding LacI family DNA-binding transcriptional regulator — MTLMGTDRSRRRAASMADVARHAGVSSQTVSRVANGLNNVDQSTREKVLASMRAVGYRPNGAARALKYGRFHTIGVIMFTLETLGNVRTLDAIATEAGAADYTLTLMPVPDPTMGAVSGAYRRLTEQAVDGIIIVFEASLLDRVEITLPPGLPVVVIDSNAGSGLAVVDTDQALGARQATEHLLGLGHRNVWHIAGPTSSFSASHRAESWRATLERAGIEPPEMHHGDWTTEGGYRIGLELGRRPEVTAVFAANDQMALGAMKAFHELGRDIPGDVSVVGFDDMDEARAFWPPLTSVRQNFREVGRIAMENLLAQMADPDRAPDITLIPTELIVRESSGPPRPRA, encoded by the coding sequence ATGACGCTGATGGGCACCGACAGATCACGACGACGCGCGGCATCCATGGCCGACGTCGCTCGACACGCAGGCGTGTCGTCGCAGACGGTGTCCCGCGTGGCGAACGGTCTGAACAACGTCGACCAGTCGACCCGCGAGAAGGTGCTCGCGTCGATGCGGGCCGTGGGATACCGGCCGAACGGCGCAGCACGAGCCTTGAAGTACGGGCGTTTCCACACGATCGGCGTCATCATGTTCACCCTCGAGACGCTCGGGAACGTGCGGACCCTCGACGCGATCGCGACGGAGGCAGGGGCCGCCGACTACACGCTCACCCTCATGCCCGTCCCCGACCCGACGATGGGGGCGGTCTCCGGCGCCTATCGCCGACTCACCGAGCAGGCCGTCGACGGCATCATCATCGTGTTCGAGGCGTCGCTGCTCGACCGTGTGGAGATCACCCTGCCGCCGGGCCTTCCCGTCGTCGTCATCGACTCCAATGCGGGATCGGGTCTCGCCGTCGTCGATACGGATCAGGCGCTCGGCGCGCGCCAGGCCACCGAGCACCTGCTCGGGCTGGGCCACCGCAACGTGTGGCATATCGCCGGACCCACGTCGTCGTTCTCCGCCTCGCACCGCGCCGAGTCGTGGCGCGCGACACTCGAGCGCGCGGGGATCGAGCCTCCCGAGATGCACCACGGCGACTGGACGACCGAGGGCGGGTATCGCATCGGCCTCGAGCTCGGTCGCCGCCCCGAGGTGACCGCCGTGTTCGCCGCGAACGATCAGATGGCGCTCGGCGCGATGAAGGCGTTCCACGAGCTGGGGCGCGATATCCCCGGTGACGTCAGCGTCGTCGGCTTCGACGACATGGACGAGGCCCGCGCCTTCTGGCCGCCGCTGACGTCCGTGCGGCAGAACTTCCGCGAGGTCGGCAGGATCGCGATGGAGAACCTGCTCGCCCAGATGGCCGACCCCGACCGCGCCCCCGACATCACCCTCATCCCGACGGAACTCATCGTCCGCGAGAGCAGCGGCCCCCCGCGCCCCCGCGCCTGA
- a CDS encoding CrcB family protein, whose product MNALVFVLAALGGGIGAAARFVVDAAVTRMLGTRFPWGILVVNTTGSLLLGFVTGLAEGEAAWLFVLGAGVLGGYTTFSTAIVDTVLLVERRAWGSALANALATVLVTVLAAALGLLLARAL is encoded by the coding sequence ATGAACGCCCTCGTCTTCGTGCTGGCAGCGCTCGGGGGAGGCATCGGTGCGGCGGCGCGGTTCGTCGTCGATGCCGCCGTCACGCGGATGCTGGGAACCCGGTTCCCGTGGGGGATTCTCGTCGTCAACACGACGGGTTCGCTCCTCCTCGGGTTCGTGACGGGCCTCGCGGAGGGGGAGGCCGCGTGGCTCTTCGTCCTCGGGGCCGGTGTGCTCGGCGGCTACACGACGTTCAGCACCGCGATCGTGGACACCGTGCTGCTCGTCGAACGCCGTGCCTGGGGGAGCGCGCTCGCGAACGCCCTGGCAACGGTGCTGGTGACGGTGCTCGCCGCAGCTCTCGGGCTCCTCCTCGCCCGAGCGCTCTGA
- a CDS encoding CrcB family protein yields MRPPLRLVLLVFAGGVIGTAAREAVVLTAAGEGGIPWGVLTVNLVGSLALGLLIGALGRREETPRRREMRLFVGTGAIGGFTTYSALATDTALLLQSEPGVGVLYAVGSVAGGLVLAAIGLVLGRRLPPRHPTTTDAAP; encoded by the coding sequence GTGAGGCCTCCCCTGCGGCTCGTGCTCCTCGTGTTCGCGGGCGGCGTGATCGGCACGGCGGCCCGCGAGGCGGTCGTGCTCACGGCGGCGGGGGAGGGTGGCATCCCGTGGGGAGTGCTCACCGTGAACCTCGTCGGGTCACTGGCACTCGGCCTGCTCATCGGGGCCCTGGGTCGTCGCGAGGAGACGCCGCGACGGCGCGAGATGCGGCTCTTCGTCGGAACGGGCGCCATCGGCGGGTTCACGACGTACAGCGCGCTCGCGACGGACACGGCGCTCCTCCTCCAGTCCGAGCCGGGGGTGGGCGTTCTCTATGCCGTGGGCAGTGTCGCGGGCGGCCTGGTGCTGGCCGCGATCGGGCTCGTTCTCGGGAGGCGCTTGCCGCCGCGGCATCCCACGACGACGGATGCCGCACCATGA
- a CDS encoding glycerophosphodiester phosphodiesterase family protein has translation MPRRHPLVIGHRGAPGYRPEHSRSSYDLALAMGVDAVEPDVVVSKDGVLVVRHENEISGTTDVAERPEFAGRRATKTIDGKELTGWFTEDFTWDELARLRCRERLPQVRPSSSSFDDEQPVLRLRDVLDLVRAGSLEQGREVGVVLEIKHATYFESLGWDVADLVHAELDAAGWSRGQLPLTIEAFESTVLLRLRERGIPALYIYLLEAAGRPYDLVVRKGKGAPTYRETAAPAGLDALVGLVDGISVDKRMILAPDKLGRLTGPTPIVADAHARGLRVFTWTCRPENTFLIGQFRSSRSPGAFGDWQGEWGVIRDAGVDGVFVDHPDLGVGFFREGP, from the coding sequence GTGCCGCGCCGCCATCCGCTCGTCATCGGCCACCGGGGCGCCCCCGGGTATCGGCCCGAGCACTCGCGCTCGTCGTACGACCTCGCGCTGGCGATGGGTGTGGACGCCGTCGAACCCGACGTCGTCGTCTCGAAGGACGGCGTGCTCGTCGTGCGTCACGAGAACGAGATCTCCGGGACGACGGATGTCGCCGAGCGTCCCGAGTTCGCCGGTCGACGGGCGACGAAGACGATCGACGGGAAAGAGCTCACCGGCTGGTTCACGGAGGACTTCACGTGGGACGAACTCGCGAGGCTGCGGTGCCGTGAGCGGCTTCCCCAGGTGCGTCCCTCGAGTTCTTCCTTCGATGACGAGCAGCCGGTGCTGCGACTCCGGGACGTCCTCGACCTCGTGCGCGCGGGCTCGCTCGAACAGGGACGCGAAGTCGGCGTCGTGCTGGAGATCAAGCACGCGACCTACTTCGAGAGCCTCGGGTGGGACGTCGCCGACCTCGTCCACGCGGAGCTCGATGCCGCCGGCTGGAGCCGCGGGCAGCTGCCGCTCACGATCGAGGCGTTCGAATCGACCGTGCTGCTGCGCCTGCGGGAACGCGGCATCCCTGCGCTGTACATCTACCTGCTGGAGGCCGCGGGGCGCCCGTACGACCTTGTGGTTCGGAAGGGCAAGGGGGCGCCCACGTACCGCGAGACCGCGGCGCCCGCGGGCCTCGACGCGCTCGTCGGCCTCGTCGACGGGATCAGCGTCGACAAGAGGATGATCCTCGCCCCCGACAAGCTCGGCCGGCTGACGGGACCGACCCCGATCGTCGCCGACGCGCATGCGCGCGGGCTACGGGTCTTCACGTGGACATGCCGCCCCGAGAATACGTTCCTCATCGGCCAGTTCCGGTCGTCTCGTTCGCCCGGCGCCTTCGGCGACTGGCAGGGAGAGTGGGGCGTGATCCGGGATGCCGGTGTGGACGGCGTTTTCGTCGACCATCCGGATCTCGGCGTCGGATTCTTCCGGGAGGGTCCGTGA
- a CDS encoding Bax inhibitor-1/YccA family protein, translated as MALNNPAFNNPAFQDPKAVRTYPGGSQAANLGGNTQFATAQRAGTDAAAQAHLEGMYAAPSAGAVETDRMSYEDTIWKTVGLFGILLVGAVAGWIWTMAPVAETGAPTILPWIIGALVGFVLSMVIIFTSRKKIRPALIFAYAAFEGLFVGGISAFFEMMFEGIVLQATLATLSVVGVTLALFASGKIRASKRATKIFLIAMFGYLAFSLVNVLLMVFNAPIAGGPFGLLSQEGPLGIPWGVIIGVFVVIMAAYSLVLDFDSIQRGVRNGAPRQYGWLGGFGIMVTVVWLYVEILRIIAIVRGSN; from the coding sequence GTGGCCCTCAACAACCCCGCATTCAACAACCCGGCCTTCCAGGACCCGAAGGCCGTCCGCACGTACCCCGGCGGCTCGCAGGCGGCCAACCTGGGCGGCAACACGCAGTTCGCGACCGCCCAGCGAGCCGGCACCGACGCCGCCGCGCAGGCCCACCTCGAGGGCATGTACGCAGCCCCTTCGGCGGGCGCGGTCGAGACCGACCGCATGTCGTACGAAGACACCATTTGGAAGACGGTAGGCCTCTTCGGCATCCTTCTCGTCGGCGCCGTCGCGGGCTGGATCTGGACGATGGCACCCGTCGCCGAGACCGGCGCACCCACGATCCTTCCCTGGATCATCGGCGCGCTCGTCGGGTTCGTGCTCTCGATGGTCATCATCTTCACGTCGCGCAAGAAGATCCGCCCCGCGCTGATCTTCGCGTACGCCGCGTTCGAGGGACTCTTCGTCGGAGGCATCTCGGCCTTCTTCGAGATGATGTTCGAGGGCATCGTCCTGCAGGCGACGCTCGCGACCCTCTCGGTCGTCGGCGTGACCCTCGCGCTCTTCGCGAGCGGCAAGATCCGCGCGTCGAAGCGGGCGACGAAGATCTTCCTCATCGCGATGTTCGGCTACCTGGCCTTCTCGCTCGTGAACGTCCTGCTCATGGTCTTCAACGCTCCGATCGCGGGTGGCCCCTTCGGCCTGCTGAGCCAGGAGGGCCCGCTCGGCATCCCGTGGGGCGTCATCATCGGCGTGTTCGTCGTCATCATGGCCGCCTACTCGCTCGTGCTCGACTTCGATTCGATCCAGCGCGGCGTCCGCAACGGCGCCCCGCGTCAGTACGGCTGGCTCGGCGGCTTCGGCATCATGGTCACCGTCGTCTGGCTCTACGTCGAGATCCTGCGCATCATCGCGATCGTCCGCGGCAGCAACTAG